One window of the Ramlibacter henchirensis genome contains the following:
- the otnK gene encoding 3-oxo-tetronate kinase, with the protein MSSPLLLGCIADDFTGATDLANNLVRAGMRAVQTIGVPQTPVDDVDAVVIALKSRTIPAAHAVTQSLAAMRWLQERGCRHFYFKVCSTFDSTPAGNIGPVAEALADALGADFSCVTPAFPENGRTIYQGHLFVGDVLLSDSGMRQHPLTPMTDANLVRVMQAQCRSSRVGLVPHEVVARGSEAIRERIAVLRSKGFRFGIVDAIGNQDLMALGRAVADAPLMVAGSGLAIALPTNHGLAPSSDAARLPGAEGASAVVSGSCSAATQEQVRQFTGLGLPSFAIDPLRVAAGEDVAAQALRWAGEHLGDQPLLVYSTAAPDAVRAVQQSVGGTRAGEMIEQTLAAITAGLVRLGVRRLVVAGGETSGAAVQALGVRQLRIGAQIDPGVPWCFANAGACEGAGVHLALKSGNFGTRDFFIKAFDLLK; encoded by the coding sequence ATGAGTTCGCCCCTGCTGCTCGGCTGCATCGCCGACGACTTCACCGGCGCCACCGACCTGGCCAACAACCTCGTGCGCGCGGGCATGCGTGCCGTGCAGACGATCGGCGTGCCGCAAACGCCGGTCGACGACGTCGATGCCGTCGTGATCGCGCTGAAGTCGCGCACCATCCCCGCCGCCCACGCGGTGACGCAATCGCTCGCCGCGATGCGATGGTTGCAGGAGCGCGGCTGCCGCCACTTCTATTTCAAGGTCTGTTCCACCTTCGACTCGACACCGGCCGGCAACATCGGCCCGGTCGCGGAAGCGCTGGCCGATGCGCTCGGCGCCGATTTCTCCTGCGTCACGCCGGCCTTTCCGGAGAACGGCCGCACCATCTACCAGGGCCACCTGTTCGTCGGCGACGTGCTGCTCAGCGACTCGGGCATGCGCCAGCATCCGCTCACGCCCATGACCGACGCGAACCTGGTGCGCGTGATGCAGGCGCAATGCAGGTCGAGCCGCGTCGGGTTGGTGCCGCACGAGGTGGTCGCGCGCGGCAGCGAGGCCATTCGCGAACGCATCGCCGTGCTGCGATCGAAGGGATTCCGCTTCGGCATCGTGGACGCGATCGGCAACCAGGACCTGATGGCGCTGGGCCGCGCGGTGGCCGATGCGCCGCTGATGGTGGCGGGCTCTGGCCTCGCCATCGCGCTGCCGACGAACCACGGCTTGGCGCCCTCTTCCGACGCCGCGCGTCTGCCGGGCGCCGAAGGCGCGAGCGCGGTGGTGTCGGGCAGCTGTTCGGCCGCGACGCAGGAGCAGGTGCGTCAGTTCACCGGGCTCGGGCTGCCGTCCTTCGCGATCGATCCGCTGCGCGTCGCCGCCGGTGAAGACGTGGCGGCGCAAGCGCTTCGCTGGGCGGGCGAGCACCTGGGCGATCAGCCGCTGCTGGTCTACTCCACGGCAGCGCCGGATGCGGTGCGCGCCGTGCAGCAGTCGGTCGGTGGCACGCGCGCGGGCGAAATGATCGAACAGACGCTGGCGGCGATCACGGCCGGACTCGTGCGGCTGGGCGTGCGCCGTCTCGTCGTGGCGGGAGGCGAAACCTCCGGCGCGGCGGTGCAGGCACTCGGCGTGCGCCAGTTGCGCATCGGAGCGCAGATCGATCCCGGCGTGCCCTGGTGCTTCGCGAATGCAGGCGCATGCGAAGGCGCGGGCGTCCACCTGGCGCTCAAGTCGGGTAACTTCGGCACGCGCGACTTCTTCATCAAGGCCTTCGACCTGCTCAAATGA
- a CDS encoding aldolase: MNEDFARREICRVGRSLFERGYVHAIAGNISVRLADGFLITPTDACLGFLEPDALARVDAQGRQVGGERASKTLALHRRIYDAAPEARCVIHTHSTHCVALTLQPCEGDLLPPITPYYVMKVGHVPVIPYHRPGDPAVGELVAGQIEQHRQRGTPLRAVMLERLGPNVWHETPAGAMATLEELEETARLWLLAQPRPRPLTEAQIDELRTAFGARW; this comes from the coding sequence ATGAACGAAGACTTCGCCCGCCGCGAGATCTGCCGCGTGGGCCGCAGCCTGTTCGAACGCGGCTACGTGCATGCCATCGCCGGCAACATCAGCGTGCGGCTGGCCGACGGCTTCCTGATCACGCCGACCGATGCCTGCCTGGGTTTCCTGGAGCCCGACGCACTGGCCAGGGTGGACGCGCAGGGGCGGCAGGTCGGCGGCGAACGCGCCAGCAAGACGCTCGCGCTGCACCGGCGCATCTACGACGCGGCGCCGGAAGCGCGCTGCGTGATCCACACGCACAGCACGCATTGCGTCGCGCTGACGCTGCAGCCCTGCGAGGGCGATCTGCTGCCGCCTATCACGCCCTACTACGTGATGAAGGTCGGCCACGTCCCGGTGATTCCGTACCACCGGCCGGGCGATCCCGCGGTCGGCGAACTCGTCGCCGGCCAGATCGAGCAGCACCGGCAGCGGGGCACGCCGCTGCGCGCGGTCATGCTCGAAAGACTGGGGCCCAACGTCTGGCACGAGACGCCGGCAGGCGCGATGGCAACCCTCGAGGAACTGGAAGAGACGGCTCGCCTCTGGCTGCTGGCGCAGCCCCGGCCGCGACCGCTGACGGAGGCGCAGATCGATGAACTGCGCACCGCCTTCGGCGCTCGTTGGTGA
- a CDS encoding heparinase II/III family protein: MQTEAVYPGDRRLRAAVSLRFLALVLALLVLSCGGGSGSTEQAPTSAACLLVDEASGCHEANFRPTHPRISIDAERLSMLQAKAGRLPDGSLGAPTNDENWQVIYPYLKSQARLTQGYDYGLEAWHFALAHVVTREEEFADRAIHFADRMVANLTSDPIDPSSDSPPCVARYPADLPPTDFANPGRCLSAGQYLYAHYYVKNVALVYDWLHDRLTPEQKESYRAYMRAAVDRIWNNRVDGGWALDDPANNYHYGYLAATMLQVLATWGEDEASVRNWNFIMRDKWPHIVGYLNGDGRGGYWHEGTHYGRKSKLDLVEVLLWLRDASVGRRLDLFKAPGFTYAEEAARFQLYSTQPDVFSKRGQHGYRGSPYDAANNPPTLLQVGDLASHAQGAMTSLDVSLMTMLSDGLSGRPAGASAQYWLREHSAGVLRSRRSRIHEFLFDDPSRGSQDFRSETVLPTFTASAHWFHSRSDWTADATAVSFFSASGPQIASHQHRDQNSFVVWHKGWQAADLNSWSGSGLADDTAVHNTLLLNGQGQRTPILDPRFSANDPGYGRIAAVHASTAVPGLRAVIGDAAAAYGVPEDFGRKVRRTLQRFDRLLVHYRHIVVVGDSVVTSNGAADKITYAVHSRGEFAPLDPRTFVSAAPCGESMFSGPDCIDAMQGGRMVHTTVVPANPVLRPVTGFSGRSSPAIDGFGLELDVSGLAVVMLNAMTFTDRSSAALPIVEAVDNDAGFAGARVDHDGAALLVLLRADASAGPVESMRFTVTATGPHALLISGLVTGRYRITQPDGSGIDDIAVGSDGLLSATVNAGGQISVTRTQ; encoded by the coding sequence TTGCAGACTGAAGCCGTCTATCCCGGAGATCGCCGCTTGCGAGCGGCCGTCTCGCTGCGCTTCCTGGCGCTAGTGCTCGCGCTGCTGGTTCTGTCATGCGGCGGGGGCAGTGGTTCGACGGAGCAAGCCCCCACCTCCGCGGCCTGTCTGCTCGTCGATGAAGCATCAGGCTGCCACGAAGCGAACTTCCGCCCGACACATCCCCGCATCTCCATCGACGCGGAGCGCCTGTCCATGTTGCAGGCCAAGGCTGGACGGCTCCCGGACGGGTCGCTCGGGGCGCCTACGAACGACGAGAACTGGCAGGTCATCTATCCCTACCTCAAGTCGCAGGCCCGGCTGACGCAGGGCTACGACTACGGTCTTGAAGCATGGCACTTCGCCCTTGCGCATGTGGTGACGCGCGAAGAGGAGTTCGCCGATCGGGCGATCCACTTCGCCGACCGGATGGTGGCGAACCTAACGAGCGATCCCATCGATCCGTCTTCGGATTCGCCGCCATGCGTCGCGCGATACCCGGCGGATCTTCCCCCGACCGACTTCGCCAACCCTGGCCGATGCCTCTCGGCCGGGCAGTACCTGTACGCGCACTACTACGTCAAGAACGTCGCGTTGGTGTACGACTGGCTCCATGACCGCCTCACCCCTGAGCAGAAGGAAAGCTACCGCGCCTACATGAGGGCGGCGGTCGACCGGATCTGGAACAACCGCGTGGACGGCGGCTGGGCGCTGGATGATCCCGCCAACAACTACCACTACGGGTACCTTGCGGCGACGATGCTGCAGGTGCTCGCGACCTGGGGCGAGGACGAAGCCTCGGTGCGGAACTGGAACTTCATCATGCGGGACAAGTGGCCCCACATCGTCGGCTACCTGAACGGCGACGGACGAGGAGGCTACTGGCATGAAGGCACCCACTACGGCCGCAAGTCCAAGCTCGACCTGGTCGAGGTCCTGCTCTGGTTGCGCGATGCTTCCGTCGGTCGCCGGCTCGACCTCTTCAAGGCGCCCGGGTTCACGTATGCCGAGGAAGCCGCGCGCTTCCAGCTCTACTCGACCCAGCCGGACGTCTTCTCCAAGCGCGGGCAGCACGGCTATCGGGGATCGCCGTACGACGCGGCCAACAACCCGCCTACGCTCCTGCAGGTCGGCGACCTCGCGAGCCATGCCCAAGGCGCGATGACCTCCCTTGATGTGTCCTTGATGACGATGCTTTCAGACGGACTCTCGGGCCGGCCCGCAGGCGCTTCGGCGCAGTACTGGCTTCGCGAACATTCGGCCGGAGTGCTCCGCAGCCGACGCAGCCGCATCCACGAATTCCTGTTCGACGATCCTTCCAGAGGCTCGCAAGACTTCCGGTCGGAGACCGTCCTCCCGACGTTCACTGCGTCGGCGCACTGGTTTCACTCCCGCAGCGACTGGACTGCCGATGCGACGGCAGTGAGCTTCTTCAGCGCCAGCGGACCGCAGATCGCAAGCCACCAGCACCGCGACCAGAACAGCTTCGTCGTGTGGCACAAGGGCTGGCAGGCCGCCGACCTGAACAGCTGGAGCGGAAGCGGTCTCGCTGACGACACGGCCGTGCACAACACCCTGCTGCTGAACGGCCAAGGACAGCGCACTCCGATTCTCGACCCGCGATTCAGCGCCAACGATCCGGGCTACGGGCGCATCGCGGCCGTCCACGCATCGACAGCGGTGCCCGGCCTGAGGGCGGTGATCGGCGATGCGGCCGCCGCCTACGGTGTGCCCGAAGACTTCGGCCGCAAGGTGCGAAGGACGCTCCAGCGCTTCGACCGATTGCTCGTGCACTACAGGCACATCGTCGTCGTGGGGGATTCCGTCGTCACTTCGAACGGAGCAGCAGACAAGATCACGTACGCCGTTCACAGCAGGGGCGAGTTCGCGCCGCTCGACCCCAGAACCTTCGTCTCGGCTGCTCCTTGCGGCGAGAGCATGTTCTCGGGACCCGACTGCATCGATGCGATGCAAGGCGGGCGGATGGTTCACACGACCGTGGTTCCAGCCAATCCTGTGCTGAGACCCGTTACCGGCTTCTCCGGACGATCGAGCCCTGCCATCGACGGTTTCGGGCTGGAACTCGACGTCAGTGGTCTGGCAGTGGTGATGTTGAACGCGATGACGTTCACCGACCGCTCTTCTGCGGCGCTCCCCATCGTTGAAGCCGTTGACAACGATGCGGGTTTCGCAGGAGCGAGGGTTGACCACGACGGCGCCGCGCTGCTGGTCCTGCTCCGGGCTGATGCATCGGCAGGTCCGGTGGAGTCAATGCGGTTCACGGTGACCGCAACTGGGCCGCACGCCCTCCTCATCTCGGGCCTGGTCACGGGCCGGTACCGGATCACCCAGCCCGACGGGAGCGGGATCGACGACATCGCCGTCGGGTCGGACGGTCTCTTGTCCGCCACCGTCAACGCCGGCGGGCAGATCAGCGTCACGCGCACTCAGTGA
- a CDS encoding GspH/FimT family protein has protein sequence MQTTGTSDRLRRTRGVTAVEVLVVLTLVAVVVAVAAPGMRDFLVRSSVAAGAEALVEALNTARMEALSRNAQVTICKSSNPHAAVPTCAGNTADWPEGWIIFVDQSAIGALDSTDRVIAGGRADGRIETVVETPTRLASVTFNPLGPITGSPGTVEIRLTSALSDGTFERVICLSVLGRASVTRSGVCQA, from the coding sequence ATGCAAACCACCGGAACATCCGACAGGCTGCGTCGCACCAGAGGCGTAACGGCGGTTGAGGTGCTGGTCGTTCTCACACTGGTCGCGGTGGTGGTGGCGGTTGCCGCTCCCGGCATGAGGGACTTTCTCGTTCGATCGTCCGTCGCAGCAGGGGCCGAGGCCCTCGTTGAGGCACTGAACACGGCGCGCATGGAGGCCCTGTCGCGCAACGCACAGGTCACGATCTGCAAGTCCTCAAACCCCCATGCGGCAGTTCCGACTTGCGCTGGCAATACGGCTGATTGGCCTGAAGGCTGGATCATCTTCGTTGACCAGTCGGCGATCGGGGCGCTTGACTCGACTGACAGGGTGATCGCGGGGGGAAGAGCCGACGGAAGGATCGAAACGGTTGTCGAGACTCCCACCCGGCTCGCATCGGTGACGTTCAACCCCCTCGGGCCGATCACTGGTTCGCCAGGTACCGTGGAGATCCGCCTCACGTCGGCGCTCTCGGACGGAACGTTCGAACGCGTTATCTGCCTCTCGGTCCTGGGAAGGGCCTCCGTTACCAGGTCAGGAGTTTGCCAGGCATGA
- a CDS encoding response regulator: MCGKSHGSLESASPLRASLSGETTGLRVLLVDDNSDAVESLGILLGMYGHYVLTCTHPLDALEAAPAFEPDVCILDIGLPSISGHDLARRLQAAGLTRTSFIAVTGYGSDDVRQESASAGFSLHLTKPVDPVYLLEQLCAQHCMTAPKSSANLAP; encoded by the coding sequence ATGTGTGGAAAGAGCCATGGGTCCCTGGAGAGCGCGAGCCCATTGCGGGCGTCCCTGTCGGGAGAGACGACCGGGTTGCGCGTACTGCTTGTGGACGACAACAGCGATGCCGTCGAGTCGCTCGGCATCCTTCTCGGCATGTACGGACACTACGTTCTCACGTGCACACATCCGCTCGACGCGCTGGAGGCGGCGCCGGCTTTCGAGCCGGACGTGTGCATCCTGGACATCGGCCTGCCTTCGATCAGTGGCCACGACCTCGCGCGTCGTCTGCAAGCCGCGGGACTCACAAGGACAAGCTTCATCGCCGTCACGGGCTATGGATCGGACGACGTTCGTCAGGAGTCCGCTTCGGCCGGCTTCTCCCTGCACCTCACGAAACCGGTCGATCCGGTGTACCTGCTCGAGCAGCTGTGTGCGCAGCACTGCATGACGGCTCCGAAGTCTTCTGCCAACTTGGCGCCTTGA